One Sphingomonas endolithica genomic window, GGGGGCCGGCTTGTGGCGGCATGCGCGCTCTTCCACTAAGGGGCGGTTTCAATGGTGCTTGCCAACCCGGAACGATCGAGGCCGCTCGATATCGCCATTGCCGGCTGCGGACCGGCGGGGCTCGCCGCTGCCCTGCTGCTGCACCGCGACGGCCACCGCGTGACGATGTTCGAACGCTTCGATCGTCCACGCGCCCTCGGCTCCGGGTTGATGATCCAGCCGACCGGCCTCGCCGTGCTGGGCAAGCTGGGATTGGCGGACACCATCGTCGCGCGCGGATCGCGCGTCGACCGACTGTTCGGCCAGGCCGCCAACAGCCGTCGTACGGTACTCGACGTGCGCTATACCGCGCTCAGCCGCCCCTGCTTCGGCATCGGCATCCACCGCGCCAGCTTGTTCGACGCGCTCCACGATGCCGCGATGCGCAACGGCATCCCGATCGAAACAGGCCGCACGATCGTCGACACCAAGGAAGTGACCGGCGGGCGCGCGCTGGTCTTTGCCGACGCCGGCAACACGGCACGCTTCGACCTGATCGTCGATGCGCTCGGCACGCGCACGCCGCTTGCCGCACCGACGGGGCGGACGCTGGCCTATGGTGCGCTTTGGGCAAGCCTCGACTGGCCCACAGGCGCAGGCTTCGATCCCCATGCGCTGGAGCAACGCTATCGCGCCGCCAGCGTCATGGCCGGCGTACTGCCGATCGGCATGCCGCCCGGTGCCGCACGCGGCCAAGCGGCGCTCTTCTGGTCGATCCGGGCCGACCGCGTCGCCGCTTGGCGTGCGGCCGGGCTCGGCGCGTGGAAGGCAGATGTCGGCTCCTTATGGCCAGCCACGCAGGCGCTGCTCGAACAGATCACGCATCCCGATCAACTGACCTTCGCCAGCTACGCGCACCGCACGGTGCGTCGACCGGTGGAACAGGCGCTGATCCATATCGGCGACGCCTGGCATTCGGCGAGCCCGCAGCTCGGCCAGGGTGCCAACATGGCGCTGCTCGATGCCTATGCGCTCATGCTCGGGCTCCGCCGCGGCGCGAGTGTCGGACACGGACTCGCTTTGGCGAGCAAACTCCGCCGCCGCCATGTCCTGCTCTATCAGGCACTCACCGACATGTTCACGCCGGTCTATCAGTCGGACAGTTACGTCCTGCCGTTGCTGCGCGACTGGCTGGTGGGGCCGCTGTCGACGATCTGGCCGGCGACACGTATCCAGGCCGCGCTGGTCGCCGG contains:
- a CDS encoding FAD-dependent oxidoreductase; this encodes MVLANPERSRPLDIAIAGCGPAGLAAALLLHRDGHRVTMFERFDRPRALGSGLMIQPTGLAVLGKLGLADTIVARGSRVDRLFGQAANSRRTVLDVRYTALSRPCFGIGIHRASLFDALHDAAMRNGIPIETGRTIVDTKEVTGGRALVFADAGNTARFDLIVDALGTRTPLAAPTGRTLAYGALWASLDWPTGAGFDPHALEQRYRAASVMAGVLPIGMPPGAARGQAALFWSIRADRVAAWRAAGLGAWKADVGSLWPATQALLEQITHPDQLTFASYAHRTVRRPVEQALIHIGDAWHSASPQLGQGANMALLDAYALMLGLRRGASVGHGLALASKLRRRHVLLYQALTDMFTPVYQSDSYVLPLLRDWLVGPLSTIWPATRIQAALVAGLVGNPLRPLGLE